A genomic segment from Marinitoga sp. 1197 encodes:
- the rbsD gene encoding D-ribose pyranase, producing MKKKGIFNSEISSVIASMGHTDTIAVVDMGFPISKDIKKIDLVVDIGTPTLEQVTKILLKELHIEKIIIAKESSEDFINLIKKFNKNIEFVSHENLKKLSTNCKAIIRTGENKPYFNAIFVSGVIF from the coding sequence GTGAAAAAAAAAGGAATATTTAATTCTGAAATTTCTTCTGTAATTGCTTCCATGGGACATACTGATACTATTGCTGTTGTAGATATGGGTTTTCCAATTTCAAAAGATATTAAAAAAATTGATTTAGTAGTAGATATCGGAACTCCAACACTCGAACAGGTTACAAAAATTCTATTAAAAGAATTACATATAGAAAAAATTATTATTGCTAAAGAATCATCTGAAGATTTTATAAATTTAATTAAAAAGTTTAATAAAAATATTGAGTTTGTATCTCACGAAAATCTAAAAAAACTTTCTACTAATTGTAAAGCTATAATTAGAACTGGTGAAAATAAACCTTATTTTAACGCTATTTTTGTTTCAGGAGTGATATTTTAA
- a CDS encoding PD-(D/E)XK nuclease family protein, translating to MIGEYPEKSWSFSKDKLLSKCPRAYYYSKFLIWGGWEKTAPERSKMAYRLSKLTTIEQFLGSLIHDYIANNITALKTPDLKMALKNIGYEFNKAVYYSKKYQKEWEKNPKSIVMFYSIYYKNRNIFENEFGKKIKEKTKILLQNYYNSKTLKDIQNGIKIMEIDKENNFSSFFIDDYKIYSIIDFMYKKGSEVIIVDWKTGKKSKDDDFQLKLYALYAYKNYTINLEKITLINEYLLEGISEEKKYNKDDILKVEEHIKSRIKILESYLKDKKRNIPKDEIYFQAKPSKYNCKWCNFKAICPEYKENFINKN from the coding sequence ATGATTGGTGAATATCCGGAAAAATCCTGGTCATTTTCAAAAGACAAATTATTATCGAAATGCCCAAGGGCATATTATTATTCTAAATTTCTGATATGGGGCGGTTGGGAAAAAACGGCACCAGAAAGGTCAAAAATGGCCTATAGACTAAGTAAACTAACAACTATTGAACAATTTTTAGGATCTTTAATACACGATTATATTGCTAATAACATAACAGCTTTAAAAACTCCTGATTTAAAAATGGCATTGAAAAATATTGGATATGAATTTAATAAAGCTGTATATTATTCAAAAAAGTATCAAAAAGAATGGGAGAAAAATCCTAAAAGTATAGTTATGTTTTATTCTATTTATTATAAAAATAGAAATATATTTGAAAATGAATTTGGAAAAAAAATAAAAGAAAAAACTAAAATTTTGCTTCAAAATTATTATAATTCTAAAACGTTAAAAGATATACAAAACGGTATAAAAATAATGGAAATAGACAAAGAAAATAATTTTTCTTCTTTTTTTATTGATGATTATAAAATATATTCTATAATTGATTTTATGTATAAAAAAGGTAGTGAAGTTATCATTGTTGATTGGAAAACTGGTAAAAAATCAAAAGATGATGACTTTCAATTAAAATTATATGCATTATATGCTTATAAGAATTATACTATTAATTTAGAAAAAATCACATTGATAAATGAATATTTGCTGGAGGGTATTTCTGAAGAAAAAAAATATAACAAAGATGATATTTTAAAGGTAGAAGAGCATATTAAATCAAGAATAAAAATCCTCGAATCTTATTTAAAGGATAAAAAAAGAAATATCCCAAAAGACGAAATCTATTTTCAAGCAAAACCTTCAAAGTATAATTGTAAATGGTGTAATTTCAAAGCAATATGCCCAGAGTATAAGGAAAATTTTATTAATAAAAATTAA
- a CDS encoding IGHMBP2 family helicase yields MNYLELLYEAIDLEKEAEIKTMINEIKLYGKNREKIGRAINNLKGKFIRKEIGGIYLIKFGREEPFKTDISVGDVVLISKGNPLKSDLTGSVTEIGNKYIVVSFSNRPPIWIQKSKNIRIDLYLNEITFKRMQNAILKLHYSEGKLKILKSIILGNKKPKQPENVSLSFYDKDLNDSQKKAVKKAVGSKDIFLIHGPPGTGKTRTLTEIIMQEVKNDKKVLATSDSNAATDNLLFNLIRYKDIKVCRLGHPSRIDKDLISHSLYYVVENHEDYKKIEKIREEALNLSEKRDKYKKPIPQIRRGLSEQQIEKYALKNRGTRGIFPEDMKSMYEWIKLNNEVQKLYNLAEESEEILVKKIISSCDVIISTNSSAGIEELDNITFDTVVIDEGSQATEPSCYIPIVRGRKFIIGGDHKQLPPTILSEKAKKVLSKTLFERLIKKYPENSSILTVQYRMNDKIMQFSNKKFYNGILTSSKNIKNRTIYINIDNYPYNKILSKTPLIFVDTSEIQEKYEVIKKGSSSKYNPLEAKIVIEISRILDKNNIDYGIISPYKDQVKYLKEKINNTVNTVDGFQGKEKDVIIFSLTRSNEKGLIGFLTDERRLNVAITRARKKLIVIGDILTITNYSLFNDFIKYIEQNGEIIKLKKSDYDV; encoded by the coding sequence ATGAATTATTTAGAATTATTATACGAAGCTATTGATTTAGAAAAAGAAGCCGAAATAAAAACTATGATTAATGAAATAAAGTTATATGGAAAAAATAGAGAAAAAATAGGACGAGCTATAAACAATTTAAAAGGTAAATTTATAAGAAAAGAAATTGGGGGAATATATTTAATTAAATTTGGAAGAGAAGAGCCTTTTAAAACAGATATTTCTGTTGGAGATGTTGTATTGATTAGCAAAGGTAATCCTTTAAAAAGCGATTTAACAGGTTCTGTTACAGAAATTGGAAATAAATATATTGTTGTATCTTTTTCAAATAGGCCACCTATCTGGATCCAAAAATCAAAAAACATTAGAATAGACTTATATTTAAATGAAATAACTTTTAAACGTATGCAGAATGCAATTTTAAAACTTCATTATAGTGAAGGAAAGCTTAAAATTTTAAAGTCTATTATTTTAGGTAATAAGAAACCAAAACAACCTGAAAACGTAAGTTTATCTTTTTATGATAAAGATTTAAATGATTCGCAAAAAAAGGCTGTGAAAAAAGCAGTTGGCAGTAAAGATATTTTTCTAATACATGGTCCTCCAGGTACAGGAAAGACTCGAACTCTAACAGAAATTATTATGCAAGAAGTAAAAAATGATAAAAAAGTTTTAGCAACTTCCGATTCAAATGCTGCAACAGATAATTTGTTATTTAATCTTATACGTTATAAAGATATAAAAGTATGTAGATTAGGTCATCCGAGTAGAATAGATAAAGATTTAATATCCCATTCATTATATTATGTCGTTGAAAATCATGAAGATTATAAAAAAATTGAAAAAATCCGTGAAGAAGCTCTTAATTTATCAGAAAAAAGGGATAAATATAAAAAGCCTATTCCTCAAATAAGACGAGGACTAAGTGAGCAGCAAATAGAAAAATACGCCTTAAAAAATCGTGGAACAAGAGGAATTTTTCCTGAAGACATGAAGTCAATGTATGAGTGGATAAAACTTAACAACGAAGTTCAAAAACTTTATAATCTTGCAGAGGAATCAGAAGAAATTCTGGTAAAAAAAATTATAAGTAGTTGTGATGTAATCATAAGTACAAATAGTTCTGCTGGTATTGAAGAACTGGATAATATTACATTTGATACTGTTGTTATAGATGAAGGTTCTCAGGCAACTGAACCATCATGTTATATACCAATAGTTCGTGGGAGAAAATTTATAATAGGTGGAGACCATAAACAACTTCCTCCAACAATTTTAAGTGAAAAAGCAAAAAAGGTATTATCAAAAACATTATTTGAAAGATTAATAAAAAAATATCCAGAAAACTCTTCTATATTGACAGTTCAGTATAGAATGAATGATAAAATAATGCAATTTTCTAATAAAAAGTTTTATAATGGAATATTAACAAGCAGTAAAAATATTAAAAATAGAACTATATATATTAATATCGACAATTATCCGTATAATAAAATATTAAGCAAAACACCTCTGATTTTTGTTGACACCTCTGAAATTCAAGAAAAATATGAAGTGATAAAAAAAGGGTCATCATCAAAATACAATCCATTAGAAGCAAAAATAGTTATAGAAATTAGTAGAATTCTGGATAAAAACAATATCGATTATGGAATTATTTCACCATATAAAGATCAGGTGAAATATTTAAAAGAAAAAATAAATAATACAGTTAATACGGTTGATGGATTTCAAGGTAAAGAAAAAGATGTTATTATATTTTCTTTAACAAGAAGTAATGAAAAAGGTTTAATAGGTTTTTTAACAGATGAAAGAAGATTAAACGTGGCAATTACAAGAGCAAGAAAAAAATTAATCGTTATAGGAGATATATTAACAATAACCAATTATTCATTATTTAATGATTTTATAAAATATATCGAGCAAAATGGAGAAATTATTAAGTTAAAAAAATCTGATTACGATGTCTAA